The following are from one region of the Isoalcanivorax indicus genome:
- a CDS encoding adenosylmethionine--8-amino-7-oxononanoate transaminase — translation MTSNRDLIERDLKVLWHPCTQMKDHESLPLIPIKRGEGVWLEDFDGNRYIDAVSSWWVNLFGHANPRINAAVHEQLDKLEHVILAGFSHEPVVALSERLVSITPPGLERVFYADNGSSGIEVALKMSFHYWHNQGQTEKRRFVTLGNSYHGETLAALAVGDVDLYKSTYKPLLMEVLTAPSPDCFHREDGESWEAYSRRQFEGMKAILAEHHHEICAVIVEPLVQCAGSMRMYHPIYLKLLREACDKYKVHLIADEIAVGFGRTGTLFACEQAGITPDFMALSKGLTAGYLPLCAVLTTDEIYQAFYDDYNTLRAFLHSHSYTGNPLACAAAMATLDIFESDKVIEQNQALAAHMGKALERFQDHPHVAEVRQTGMIAALEMVKDKRSREVYDWRERRGLRVYQHALTRQALLRPLGNVTYFMPPYIITPEQIDHLADVAWEGINLATQD, via the coding sequence ATGACCAGCAATCGCGATCTGATCGAACGGGACCTCAAGGTGCTCTGGCACCCCTGTACCCAGATGAAGGATCACGAGAGCCTGCCGCTGATTCCGATCAAGCGTGGCGAAGGCGTGTGGCTGGAAGACTTTGACGGCAACCGCTATATCGATGCCGTCAGTTCCTGGTGGGTGAATCTGTTCGGCCATGCCAACCCGCGCATCAATGCCGCCGTGCACGAACAGCTCGACAAGCTGGAGCATGTCATTCTGGCGGGGTTTTCCCACGAGCCGGTGGTGGCGCTGTCCGAGCGCCTGGTGTCGATCACCCCGCCCGGCCTGGAGCGCGTGTTCTATGCCGACAACGGCTCATCCGGCATTGAAGTGGCGCTGAAGATGAGCTTCCACTACTGGCACAACCAGGGCCAGACAGAGAAACGCCGCTTCGTCACCCTGGGCAACAGCTACCACGGCGAAACCCTGGCCGCGCTCGCCGTGGGCGATGTGGACCTGTACAAGTCCACCTACAAACCCCTGCTGATGGAAGTGCTGACCGCCCCCAGCCCGGACTGCTTCCACCGCGAAGACGGCGAAAGCTGGGAGGCCTATTCACGCCGCCAGTTCGAAGGCATGAAGGCCATCCTGGCCGAACACCACCATGAAATCTGCGCCGTGATCGTTGAGCCGCTGGTGCAATGTGCCGGCAGCATGCGCATGTATCACCCGATCTATCTGAAATTGCTGCGCGAAGCCTGCGACAAGTACAAGGTGCATCTGATTGCGGATGAAATCGCCGTCGGTTTCGGTCGTACCGGCACCCTGTTTGCCTGCGAGCAGGCGGGCATTACCCCCGACTTCATGGCACTGTCCAAGGGGCTGACCGCCGGGTATCTGCCGCTGTGCGCCGTGCTGACCACGGATGAGATCTATCAGGCGTTCTACGACGACTACAACACCCTGCGCGCCTTTCTGCACTCGCACAGCTACACCGGCAACCCGCTGGCCTGTGCAGCGGCCATGGCGACGCTGGATATCTTCGAAAGCGACAAGGTCATCGAGCAGAACCAGGCCCTGGCGGCCCACATGGGCAAGGCACTGGAGCGCTTCCAGGACCACCCGCATGTGGCCGAAGTGCGCCAGACCGGCATGATTGCCGCCCTGGAAATGGTGAAAGACAAACGCAGCCGGGAAGTCTACGACTGGCGCGAACGGCGCGGCCTGCGCGTTTATCAACACGCCCTGACCCGCCAGGCCCTGCTGCGCCCGCTGGGCAACGTCACCTATTTCATGCCGCCGTATATCATTACACCGGAACAGATCGATCACCTGGCCGACGTGGCTTGGGAAGGCATCAACCTGGCTACGCAGGACTGA
- a CDS encoding class I SAM-dependent methyltransferase, whose product MSEKMPATDTPESWGAASRGYAEDVAPVLMRAFTEPLVERLAVDHSAEVLEVGAGSGVLTEALFPRVKSVMATDFAPKMVDVLRERLQAAGAVNVQCKVMDGQALAFPDASFDAAASSFALMFFPDRVKGFAELCRVVRPGGRVAVTGWAGPDRFESFGLFLAAVQAAFPDMPAPPSPPPVFRLSDPAAFKSEMEAAGFRDVQVEFVARELELPDFDGLWRMMTAGAPPVQALLDRVGPSGKERLRERLYAIIEERFPGGIIKVTNVATLGVGVAP is encoded by the coding sequence ATGAGCGAAAAAATGCCTGCGACAGATACCCCGGAAAGCTGGGGCGCGGCCAGCCGGGGTTATGCAGAGGACGTCGCACCGGTCCTGATGCGCGCTTTTACTGAGCCGTTGGTCGAGCGACTTGCTGTGGATCACAGCGCGGAGGTGCTGGAAGTAGGTGCTGGTTCCGGAGTGCTTACCGAAGCGCTGTTTCCCCGGGTGAAGTCGGTGATGGCCACCGATTTTGCCCCGAAGATGGTTGATGTGCTGCGTGAGCGGCTGCAGGCGGCGGGGGCTGTGAACGTCCAGTGTAAAGTCATGGACGGTCAGGCTCTGGCGTTCCCTGACGCGAGTTTCGATGCCGCAGCGTCCAGCTTCGCGCTGATGTTCTTCCCGGATCGGGTAAAAGGCTTTGCGGAGCTGTGCCGCGTGGTGCGTCCTGGCGGCCGCGTGGCCGTGACCGGTTGGGCTGGTCCGGACCGGTTCGAGTCGTTCGGGCTTTTTCTGGCTGCCGTGCAGGCCGCATTCCCGGATATGCCGGCGCCGCCGTCCCCGCCGCCTGTTTTTCGCCTGTCTGATCCTGCGGCTTTCAAGTCAGAGATGGAGGCCGCCGGGTTTCGTGATGTCCAGGTAGAGTTTGTTGCACGTGAACTGGAATTGCCTGACTTCGACGGACTGTGGCGCATGATGACGGCGGGCGCGCCGCCCGTGCAGGCGTTGCTGGATCGCGTTGGCCCTTCCGGCAAAGAGCGCCTCCGCGAGCGCCTGTACGCGATCATCGAGGAGCGGTTCCCGGGCGGCATCATCAAGGTAACCAATGTGGCGACCCTGGGCGTGGGTGTCGCCCCGTGA
- a CDS encoding DUF2938 domain-containing protein, translating into MTLQATHIIAAILIGMGATLVMDLWGYFQRKVMGIPPLNYCLVGRWLRHMPDGKFAHQSILAAASKPGECTVGWVAHYAIGVVFAGALLLITSPGWIQQPTLAPALFVGLATIAIPFLVMQPAFGLGIAAAKTPNPRRARMLSLAAHTSFGLGLYLAALAFGPVLAR; encoded by the coding sequence ATGACTCTTCAGGCGACACACATCATTGCCGCGATCCTCATCGGCATGGGCGCGACTCTGGTCATGGACCTTTGGGGCTATTTCCAGCGCAAGGTGATGGGTATTCCGCCGCTCAATTACTGCCTGGTGGGCCGTTGGCTCCGTCATATGCCGGACGGCAAATTTGCTCATCAGAGCATCCTGGCTGCGGCATCGAAGCCCGGGGAATGCACCGTGGGCTGGGTGGCCCACTATGCCATTGGAGTTGTTTTCGCTGGTGCCCTGCTTCTGATCACTTCGCCCGGCTGGATACAGCAACCAACGCTTGCTCCGGCGCTCTTTGTGGGTCTGGCGACCATAGCGATCCCGTTTCTGGTCATGCAGCCCGCCTTTGGCTTGGGAATCGCTGCTGCGAAAACGCCGAATCCGCGCAGAGCCCGGATGCTGAGCCTGGCAGCGCATACATCATTTGGGCTGGGCTTGTATCTCGCCGCACTGGCGTTCGGCCCGGTATTGGCACGTTAA
- a CDS encoding VOC family protein yields MMAYTMVGTQDLEKARAFYDPVFDNMALEVCWEDEACVSYGKNDDLSFPRFFVGYPFDGKPANVGNGVMTAFQFEETNQVDRLYELAMQHGGSSEGEPGYRPQYAEGFYAAYVRDPDGNKLAFVMYPKE; encoded by the coding sequence ATGATGGCTTACACCATGGTAGGCACGCAGGATCTGGAGAAAGCGCGGGCGTTTTACGACCCCGTTTTTGACAACATGGCACTGGAAGTCTGCTGGGAAGATGAGGCCTGTGTCTCTTACGGCAAGAACGATGATCTGAGTTTCCCGCGTTTCTTCGTCGGCTATCCGTTTGATGGCAAGCCGGCCAATGTCGGCAACGGCGTCATGACCGCGTTCCAGTTTGAAGAAACGAATCAGGTGGATCGTCTTTACGAGTTGGCCATGCAGCACGGCGGCAGTTCAGAAGGTGAGCCCGGCTACCGGCCCCAGTACGCCGAGGGCTTTTACGCTGCTTACGTCCGCGATCCGGATGGCAACAAGCTGGCGTTTGTGATGTATCCGAAAGAGTAA
- a CDS encoding cupin domain-containing protein, whose translation MSLGENVLSTYLHFRDNGAASTVPVSDAFWSELTAGELQHLNQGRLMSAFTFSAPWPTWERHPAGEELVLLLSGVATMVLDESDQEREVQLSTPGDFVLVPRNIWHTARTQVKTTMLFLTPGEGTEHREVGATSLGSTT comes from the coding sequence ATGAGCCTCGGAGAGAATGTCCTCAGTACGTATCTGCACTTCCGGGATAATGGCGCGGCAAGTACGGTTCCCGTATCCGATGCCTTCTGGAGTGAACTGACGGCCGGTGAGCTCCAGCACCTGAATCAGGGTCGCTTGATGTCTGCCTTCACATTTTCCGCGCCGTGGCCAACATGGGAGCGTCATCCCGCCGGCGAGGAGCTGGTCCTGTTGCTTTCTGGCGTGGCGACAATGGTACTGGATGAGTCAGACCAAGAGCGCGAGGTGCAACTGAGCACGCCTGGTGATTTTGTGCTTGTTCCCAGGAATATCTGGCACACCGCGAGAACACAGGTAAAGACCACGATGCTCTTCCTTACACCGGGAGAGGGGACTGAGCACCGTGAAGTCGGCGCCACGTCTTTAGGATCCACAACATGA
- a CDS encoding CHAT domain-containing tetratricopeptide repeat protein has translation MAMLPLGYTTRKNHPLLPLLCLLASFSGCASLHKGTPPSPVCSEPELEATLAQHRQLGDRHGEAETLHALGYEYEDLGQYACARSHYEQALALHRELGDRSREGGALQDLGDVSLSLGALEEAREHYQQALQIHREVAALEAEGTTHNNLGIVYERLAFYPQAMEHYQQALLKRAELGDLAGEARSRRRLALLYQDLGQYAAALTEYQQVLVIAREISDDSLENVRLESEALFYIGTLYQLQGNNPLAVETLSHALDSAQQAEDISLQALIHNNLYVLYGELGQYALALTHGEQALARYRAQGDRDWEGRSLMHLGVTHHQLGQSGQALEYYQQAIEIMRDSGDRDGERAALNNRANALQQRGQLDAALAHHKQALRIARRTHRRHAEAASLYGMGSVYEAQGKHARALRHYQQAQTIYQDIGFSAQHSAAFARGRVLQKRGHYEQALAIYEETLIAADMASVPALQWQVNHALQQLLLLLNRPYEAAFYGKRAVNAIQSLRAGAQTLDAALQMSLLADKRVVYTELADLLISQGRLGEAEQILGLLKEQEYVDFVRRDQRATGLAGEASSNAFEAPWAARYQEIGDNLAALGREYGELSRVPRTARDASQQARYQTLQADLAVARQAYQTHLQDLRSAFAALGPERAMAFAEHDLDSLRALQGTLRQLGPGTVLLHYLVTPERLRILVTTADVQLHRDSAISEAELNRLILAYRQVLQDPRRDPQAPARALYDVLIAPVHDDLQQAQARVLMLGLDANLRYLPLAALHSGERWLVEDYALSIYTAAARANLTAPPRTDWRVAGLGVSEAAAGFSALPAVPFELHSVVRDPLRNPDGGMLHGSIHLDGEFDADALTEILEDAYPVVHIASHFHFGHGTEADSFLVLGNDQRLSLEDFRHGAFPLHEVDLLTLSACDTAVGGPGDNGREVEGFGVMAQRQGARAVIATLWPVADASTGLFMQQFYDHRVHAQTHKAEALRRAQLALLGGQMDLSAVPENLTRGLARPASGNVPEPYITNPDQPFSHPYYWAPFILMGNWL, from the coding sequence ATGGCCATGCTGCCATTGGGATACACCACCCGGAAAAACCATCCCCTGCTGCCGCTCCTGTGCCTGTTGGCCAGCTTCAGTGGTTGCGCCAGTCTGCACAAGGGCACCCCGCCGTCACCGGTGTGCAGCGAGCCTGAGCTCGAAGCCACGCTGGCGCAGCACCGCCAACTCGGCGACCGGCACGGCGAAGCCGAGACCTTGCACGCCCTCGGCTACGAATATGAAGACCTTGGACAGTACGCCTGCGCACGCAGTCACTATGAGCAAGCCCTGGCCCTTCATCGTGAACTGGGCGATCGCAGCCGCGAAGGCGGGGCACTTCAGGATCTCGGCGACGTTTCTCTGAGCCTTGGTGCGCTGGAAGAGGCCCGGGAGCATTATCAGCAAGCGTTGCAGATTCACCGCGAGGTTGCGGCGCTCGAGGCAGAGGGCACCACCCATAACAACCTCGGCATCGTCTATGAGCGCCTGGCGTTTTATCCCCAAGCCATGGAGCACTACCAGCAAGCATTACTCAAGCGCGCCGAGCTCGGCGATTTAGCTGGCGAAGCACGCTCACGACGACGCCTCGCTCTGCTGTATCAGGATCTGGGCCAGTACGCCGCCGCATTGACGGAGTATCAGCAGGTACTGGTCATCGCCCGCGAAATCAGCGACGACAGTCTTGAAAATGTACGTCTTGAAAGTGAAGCCCTGTTTTATATCGGTACCCTGTATCAGCTCCAGGGAAACAACCCGCTCGCCGTCGAAACACTGTCCCATGCGCTGGACAGCGCGCAGCAGGCCGAAGACATCTCGCTGCAAGCACTGATTCACAACAACCTGTATGTCCTGTACGGCGAACTCGGCCAGTATGCACTTGCGCTGACCCATGGCGAGCAGGCATTGGCGCGCTATCGCGCGCAGGGCGATCGCGATTGGGAAGGCCGCTCGCTGATGCACCTTGGCGTGACCCACCATCAACTCGGCCAATCCGGGCAGGCGCTGGAATACTATCAGCAAGCGATCGAGATCATGCGCGACAGTGGCGACCGCGACGGCGAGCGCGCCGCACTCAATAACAGAGCCAACGCCCTCCAGCAGCGGGGCCAACTTGACGCCGCGCTGGCCCACCACAAACAGGCACTGCGCATCGCCCGCCGCACACACCGCCGCCATGCCGAAGCGGCCAGCCTGTACGGCATGGGCAGCGTGTACGAAGCCCAGGGCAAACATGCCAGAGCCCTGCGCCACTATCAGCAAGCGCAGACGATCTATCAGGACATAGGCTTCTCGGCGCAACACAGTGCAGCATTCGCGCGAGGCCGTGTACTCCAGAAGCGTGGCCACTATGAGCAAGCACTGGCCATCTATGAAGAAACCCTGATAGCCGCAGACATGGCGTCCGTTCCAGCGCTGCAATGGCAGGTTAACCATGCACTGCAACAGCTTTTACTGTTGCTGAATCGGCCTTATGAAGCTGCCTTTTATGGCAAGCGCGCGGTCAACGCCATCCAGTCATTGCGCGCTGGCGCGCAGACGCTGGATGCCGCGTTGCAAATGTCTCTGCTCGCAGACAAACGCGTCGTCTACACCGAACTGGCCGACCTGCTCATCAGCCAGGGGCGTCTGGGCGAGGCCGAACAGATACTCGGCCTGCTCAAGGAACAGGAGTATGTGGACTTCGTGCGCCGTGACCAGCGCGCAACAGGTCTCGCTGGCGAAGCAAGCAGCAACGCTTTCGAAGCGCCATGGGCGGCGCGCTACCAGGAGATCGGCGACAACCTGGCCGCCCTCGGCCGCGAGTACGGCGAACTGTCACGCGTTCCCCGCACCGCCAGAGACGCCTCACAGCAGGCGCGCTATCAGACCTTGCAGGCAGATCTGGCTGTAGCCAGACAGGCCTACCAGACCCATCTCCAGGACTTGCGATCCGCCTTTGCTGCACTCGGCCCGGAACGGGCCATGGCCTTTGCCGAACACGACCTCGACAGCCTGCGCGCACTGCAAGGCACACTCCGGCAGCTCGGCCCGGGCACCGTACTGCTGCATTATCTGGTGACACCAGAGCGGCTGCGCATTCTCGTCACCACGGCCGATGTACAACTCCATCGCGACAGCGCCATCAGCGAAGCTGAACTCAACCGCCTGATCCTTGCCTATCGGCAGGTCCTCCAGGACCCGCGACGCGATCCGCAGGCGCCAGCACGCGCGCTCTATGACGTGCTGATTGCCCCCGTCCATGATGATCTGCAGCAAGCCCAGGCGCGCGTGCTGATGCTGGGCCTGGACGCCAATCTCCGTTACTTGCCGCTGGCCGCCCTGCACTCCGGCGAACGCTGGCTGGTTGAAGACTATGCCCTCAGCATTTACACCGCCGCCGCCCGCGCCAATCTGACCGCGCCGCCACGCACCGATTGGCGCGTCGCTGGCCTGGGAGTGAGCGAAGCGGCCGCCGGTTTCTCTGCCCTGCCCGCGGTGCCGTTCGAGCTGCACTCGGTGGTGCGCGATCCGTTGCGCAATCCCGACGGCGGCATGTTGCACGGCAGCATTCATCTGGATGGCGAATTTGATGCCGACGCATTGACCGAAATACTCGAAGACGCGTATCCGGTGGTGCATATCGCCAGCCACTTTCATTTCGGGCACGGCACTGAAGCGGATTCCTTCCTGGTGCTCGGGAACGATCAACGACTCAGTCTGGAAGACTTTCGCCATGGCGCCTTCCCCCTGCATGAGGTTGATCTGCTCACCCTGTCGGCGTGCGATACCGCCGTGGGCGGTCCGGGAGATAACGGGCGCGAAGTCGAGGGCTTCGGTGTGATGGCCCAGCGTCAGGGCGCGCGAGCGGTCATTGCCACCTTGTGGCCGGTCGCCGATGCCAGCACCGGCCTGTTCATGCAGCAGTTCTACGACCATCGGGTGCACGCGCAGACGCACAAGGCCGAAGCACTTCGTCGCGCCCAACTGGCGTTGCTGGGCGGCCAGATGGACCTCTCTGCCGTACCGGAAAACCTGACACGCGGTCTGGCCAGGCCTGCATCAGGCAATGTGCCTGAGCCGTATATCACCAACCCGGACCAGCCTTTCAGTCACCCCTATTACTGGGCGCCGTTTATTCTGATGGGCAACTGGCTCTGA
- a CDS encoding LysE family translocator — protein MISVEFLITSLIVVLIPGTGVVYTVSMGLAQGRMAGVLAALGCTLGILPHLAATILGLAALMHASALAFQLLKYAGVAYLLYLAYATWRDRAAFSVEAMPSRTARLGIVIKAFLLNILNPKLTIFFLAFLPQFVTPGTLSPLAQLLALSAVFMLMTFAVFVVYGLLAYLFRKAVIESPRVQSWLRRVFAGAFAGLSAQLALSER, from the coding sequence ATGATTTCGGTCGAGTTTCTCATCACCTCCCTGATTGTGGTGCTGATCCCCGGAACGGGGGTGGTCTATACGGTCTCCATGGGCCTCGCGCAAGGGCGCATGGCAGGTGTTCTCGCGGCGCTGGGCTGCACGCTTGGCATTCTTCCTCATCTGGCAGCAACGATACTGGGCCTGGCTGCGCTGATGCATGCCAGCGCCCTGGCGTTTCAGCTGCTGAAGTACGCCGGGGTGGCGTATCTCCTTTATCTGGCCTATGCCACCTGGCGTGATCGCGCGGCGTTTTCAGTTGAAGCGATGCCGTCACGTACGGCCAGACTCGGCATCGTCATCAAGGCGTTCCTGCTCAACATTCTGAATCCCAAGCTCACTATCTTTTTTCTCGCCTTCCTGCCGCAGTTTGTGACGCCGGGCACCCTTTCGCCGTTGGCGCAGTTGCTGGCCTTGAGCGCCGTCTTTATGCTGATGACGTTCGCTGTTTTTGTGGTCTACGGCCTTCTTGCCTATCTGTTCCGCAAGGCCGTGATCGAATCGCCGCGCGTCCAGTCCTGGCTTCGCAGAGTATTTGCGGGCGCCTTTGCAGGGTTGAGTGCGCAACTGGCGCTGTCTGAACGGTAG
- a CDS encoding Imm50 family immunity protein, with protein MGWPHHLMNPEALSGLFDSIDDLDVLNVFEITLNREGPVVALRADLPRFPERPSKRWPPGANRVQILIEFLGVEGLSLSGFETMNEGRLEVLPLQTGYAFSFHAQSLELRGACVGLRIARVSAYLEA; from the coding sequence GTGGGTTGGCCTCATCACCTGATGAACCCAGAAGCGCTGTCCGGGTTATTCGACTCCATCGATGATCTCGACGTGCTGAATGTTTTCGAAATCACCCTCAACAGAGAGGGGCCGGTGGTAGCGCTTCGCGCGGACCTTCCCCGATTTCCCGAGCGCCCCTCGAAGCGTTGGCCGCCCGGCGCGAACCGTGTTCAGATTCTGATCGAATTTCTGGGCGTTGAAGGGCTTTCATTGTCTGGATTCGAGACAATGAATGAGGGGCGTCTTGAGGTGCTGCCCTTGCAAACGGGCTATGCATTCTCGTTTCATGCACAGAGCCTGGAGCTGCGTGGAGCATGCGTCGGGCTGCGTATCGCGAGGGTCAGTGCTTATCTCGAAGCGTAA
- a CDS encoding 16S rRNA (uracil(1498)-N(3))-methyltransferase → MRRFYDPQPFALDTPTELGEDASHHIARVLRMAVGDEISLFNGDGGEWSARISAISKKSVTAIPYAHSHDDRSAPWPVTVALPMIKGERMDYAIQKATELGAAAFQLLLTERTDVRLDGERLEKKCRHWQQVAISACEQCGLNRVPTILPPLPLTTFVQHTDADLKLIAHPGEQPLAPAQLRAASSLALLTGPEGGLTEGELTAAQDAGFIAFALGNRVLRAETAPVALLAALWTMADLSLSQDPSTSQ, encoded by the coding sequence ATGCGCCGCTTTTATGACCCGCAGCCCTTCGCCCTCGACACGCCCACCGAACTGGGTGAGGACGCCAGTCACCATATCGCCCGCGTGCTGCGCATGGCGGTGGGCGACGAGATCAGCCTGTTCAACGGCGACGGCGGCGAATGGTCGGCGCGCATCAGCGCCATCAGCAAGAAGAGCGTCACCGCCATTCCTTACGCGCACAGCCACGACGACCGCAGCGCGCCCTGGCCCGTGACCGTCGCCCTGCCGATGATCAAGGGCGAACGCATGGATTACGCCATCCAGAAAGCCACCGAACTGGGCGCCGCCGCCTTTCAATTGCTGCTGACCGAACGTACCGACGTGCGGCTGGATGGCGAACGGCTGGAAAAGAAATGCCGCCACTGGCAACAGGTGGCCATCAGTGCCTGCGAGCAGTGCGGCCTGAACCGCGTCCCGACGATCCTGCCACCGCTGCCGCTGACCACCTTCGTGCAACATACCGATGCCGACCTGAAACTGATTGCCCATCCCGGCGAACAACCGCTGGCGCCCGCGCAGCTGCGCGCCGCCAGCAGCCTTGCCCTGCTGACGGGCCCGGAAGGCGGCTTGACCGAGGGCGAGCTGACCGCCGCCCAAGACGCCGGCTTCATCGCCTTCGCCCTCGGCAACCGCGTCCTCCGCGCCGAGACAGCGCCGGTCGCCTTGCTGGCGGCCTTGTGGACGATGGCCGATCTGTCCCTCTCACAAGACCCATCCACTTCACAGTAG
- a CDS encoding ATP-binding cassette domain-containing protein — protein sequence MAMACISATDLTVTFEPAPPVFQALDVHLAAMPVALIGPNGAGKTLLAECLAGLRTPQQGIVQQRVPVRFLSQRAAENPGAENVATFLGVAAPLAALDRLMAGTGRVDDLATLDEQWGLRQELEALLAQFQLAPDILTSPLRTLSGGQRTRLHLLKLSRQADTFLILDEPTNHLDQSGREWLMRWIHQRTGGALVITHDRALLDSFSQLLELRHGALQWHGQGFAAYEQARLGLLEKAQHDKTHARQALRKERHQQQLERERHEQRAARGRAKARKGDMPKVLQDARKDRSEATGGRIAYKHQAALDAQQQRVQIAESVLGRNDALGFRLTEPAPISGAVLTLRDVRLPWIRNMPPLNEHIQNGERWRLHGANGSGKSTLLAAICGGIDPLSGKIDRRGSVRRLDQHLSILNPDDSALDNFQSLNPGWLETAYRDRLALLRIKGEQALRPIGQLSGGEKLKVALACCLMGPETAQLLLLDEPDNHLDLESQALLADVLRQYQGSLMVVTHSEPFAEALLLERRLFMPTPSPL from the coding sequence ATGGCGATGGCCTGTATTTCCGCGACGGATCTGACCGTCACTTTCGAACCTGCACCCCCCGTTTTCCAGGCACTGGATGTGCATCTTGCCGCTATGCCTGTAGCCCTGATTGGTCCCAACGGCGCCGGCAAGACGCTGCTGGCCGAATGTCTGGCGGGCCTGCGCACGCCGCAGCAAGGTATCGTTCAGCAGCGAGTGCCTGTGCGGTTCCTGTCACAGCGTGCCGCCGAAAATCCGGGTGCCGAAAACGTGGCCACATTCCTGGGCGTTGCGGCCCCGCTGGCCGCTCTTGATCGGCTGATGGCCGGAACGGGACGTGTCGATGACCTCGCCACGCTTGACGAGCAGTGGGGACTCCGGCAAGAACTTGAAGCCCTTCTGGCACAGTTCCAGCTCGCCCCCGACATCCTGACCTCCCCCCTTCGCACCTTGAGTGGAGGACAGCGCACCCGGCTGCACCTGCTGAAGCTGTCCCGGCAAGCTGATACCTTTCTGATACTCGACGAACCGACCAATCACCTCGATCAGAGCGGACGGGAATGGCTGATGCGCTGGATCCACCAGCGAACGGGCGGAGCGCTGGTGATTACCCATGACAGGGCCCTGCTTGACTCCTTCAGCCAACTGCTCGAACTGCGCCACGGAGCCCTGCAATGGCATGGCCAGGGCTTTGCAGCCTATGAGCAGGCGCGGTTGGGTCTTCTGGAAAAGGCACAGCATGACAAGACTCATGCACGTCAGGCACTAAGAAAGGAGCGGCATCAGCAACAGCTTGAGCGGGAACGACATGAGCAGCGTGCCGCCAGAGGGCGTGCAAAAGCGCGCAAGGGGGATATGCCAAAGGTCCTGCAGGATGCGCGCAAGGATCGGAGTGAAGCCACCGGGGGACGTATCGCGTACAAGCATCAGGCGGCCCTTGATGCGCAACAGCAGCGCGTTCAGATCGCCGAATCGGTGCTTGGCCGGAATGATGCCCTGGGCTTTCGCCTGACCGAACCGGCGCCGATCTCCGGCGCCGTACTGACACTGCGGGATGTGCGGCTGCCATGGATCCGCAACATGCCACCACTGAACGAACACATCCAGAACGGCGAGCGCTGGCGACTGCACGGCGCCAATGGCAGCGGCAAATCAACCCTGCTTGCCGCGATCTGCGGCGGCATCGACCCGCTATCCGGAAAGATTGACCGGCGGGGCTCTGTGCGTCGACTCGACCAGCACCTGAGCATTCTGAATCCGGACGATAGCGCACTGGACAACTTTCAGAGTCTGAACCCTGGTTGGCTTGAAACCGCCTACAGGGATCGGCTGGCGTTATTGAGAATAAAGGGGGAACAGGCACTGCGACCGATTGGCCAGCTCAGCGGCGGCGAGAAGCTGAAAGTCGCTCTGGCTTGCTGCCTGATGGGACCAGAGACTGCGCAGCTCCTGTTGCTGGATGAGCCGGATAACCATCTGGATCTGGAGAGTCAGGCGCTACTGGCAGATGTACTGAGGCAGTATCAGGGCAGCCTGATGGTGGTGACCCATAGCGAGCCCTTCGCCGAAGCCCTGTTGCTGGAGCGCCGACTTTTTATGCCCACGCCATCGCCACTATGA
- a CDS encoding DUF1801 domain-containing protein — protein MAKLRKPNSSRKPPVPSSDHGQIHDWISKRVMPGLNPMVRKLDEMICEEHSGLQYAIKWQNAYYGLPELGWVIEIAAYDVSVNIVFLGGADFDVPPPLGESDRSRYIKLKTLEEAAAPEIRQWIRQAGRRPGWT, from the coding sequence ATGGCAAAACTACGCAAGCCAAACAGCTCACGCAAGCCGCCCGTCCCCTCGAGTGACCACGGCCAGATTCATGACTGGATCAGCAAGCGGGTCATGCCTGGCCTGAATCCGATGGTTCGCAAGCTGGACGAGATGATCTGCGAGGAACACAGCGGGCTTCAATATGCTATCAAGTGGCAGAATGCGTACTACGGCCTTCCCGAGTTAGGTTGGGTCATTGAGATCGCAGCGTACGACGTGTCTGTGAACATTGTCTTTCTTGGTGGTGCTGACTTTGATGTGCCGCCGCCGTTGGGCGAGAGCGATCGTTCCCGGTATATCAAACTGAAAACGCTGGAGGAGGCCGCGGCGCCGGAGATCCGCCAATGGATCAGGCAAGCGGGCCGCCGTCCGGGTTGGACATAG